In one Butyrivibrio proteoclasticus B316 genomic region, the following are encoded:
- a CDS encoding sodium-dependent transporter, which translates to MKERETLGSRLGFILLSAGCAIGIGNVWRFPYMVGENGGGLFVLVYILFLLILGVPIMTMEYAIGRSSRKSILLAYKELEPIGSKWHVFGYFAIAGNYLLLMFYSVVSGWILRYFILTVFGAFEGKSPDQITGIYQEMMKSPVSLIGFMAITMVITVFITSLGLEAGVERVTKIMMVALIIIMVGLGIRSVTLPGAGEGVKFYLMPSAENVRKVGLGNVLYGALNQSFFTLSLGIGGMEIFGSYIKKDRSLVGEAIIVAGLDTFVAIVAGLITIPACFAYGVAPDKGPSLIFLTLPNVFTSMKGGRVLGSFFFLFMYFAALSTMIGVFENDVSFSIDLFGINRKKAALIAGLVITIGSIPCALGFNVLSFFQPLKAGNTVMDLEDFIVSNLLLPIGALVSCLFCTCRYGWGFDKYLEEVNAGEGIKVSSGLGWYLKIVLPMILVFLAVYGLWSYFT; encoded by the coding sequence ATGAAAGAAAGAGAAACACTTGGCAGCAGATTGGGATTTATTTTGCTGTCAGCCGGATGTGCCATAGGAATAGGTAATGTGTGGCGCTTCCCATATATGGTAGGAGAAAATGGAGGAGGTTTATTTGTTCTAGTCTATATTCTGTTTTTGCTAATCCTTGGTGTACCCATAATGACAATGGAATATGCAATAGGCAGATCCTCGAGAAAGAGTATTCTTTTAGCCTACAAAGAGCTTGAACCTATAGGCTCGAAATGGCATGTGTTTGGATACTTTGCCATAGCAGGTAATTATCTTTTGCTGATGTTTTATTCAGTAGTTTCAGGCTGGATCCTGAGATATTTTATTCTGACGGTATTTGGTGCTTTCGAAGGCAAAAGCCCTGATCAGATTACCGGTATTTATCAGGAAATGATGAAAAGCCCGGTATCTTTAATTGGATTTATGGCTATTACCATGGTGATCACTGTATTTATTACTTCACTTGGTCTTGAAGCAGGTGTTGAGAGAGTCACCAAGATCATGATGGTTGCACTTATTATCATTATGGTGGGACTTGGGATCAGATCCGTTACACTTCCCGGTGCGGGAGAGGGTGTTAAGTTTTATCTCATGCCAAGCGCTGAGAATGTCAGGAAGGTTGGACTTGGCAATGTGCTGTACGGAGCGCTTAATCAGAGCTTTTTTACTCTGAGTCTTGGTATTGGCGGCATGGAGATATTTGGAAGTTATATCAAAAAGGACAGAAGCCTTGTGGGCGAGGCCATTATTGTTGCAGGGCTTGATACCTTTGTTGCTATAGTCGCCGGACTTATAACTATTCCTGCATGTTTTGCCTACGGCGTTGCCCCTGATAAAGGCCCAAGCCTTATATTCCTGACTCTTCCAAACGTATTTACATCTATGAAGGGCGGAAGAGTACTTGGAAGCTTTTTCTTTTTGTTTATGTACTTTGCAGCTCTTTCTACGATGATTGGTGTATTTGAAAATGATGTCAGCTTTTCGATAGATCTTTTTGGAATTAATAGGAAAAAAGCTGCTCTGATAGCGGGGCTTGTGATCACTATAGGATCAATTCCCTGTGCTCTTGGCTTTAATGTACTTAGCTTTTTCCAGCCTCTCAAGGCAGGAAATACTGTGATGGATTTAGAGGATTTTATAGTCAGCAATCTGCTGCTTCCAATTGGAGCTCTTGTCAGTTGTCTGTTCTGCACTTGCCGATACGGCTGGGGATTTGATAAGTATCTGGAGGAAGTTAATGCCGGTGAAGGAATCAAGGTTAGTTCCGGGCTTGGATGGTATCTTAAGATAGTTCTGCCGATGATACTGGTATTTCTAGCAGTCTATGGACTTTGGAGTTATTTTACATAA
- the amrA gene encoding AmmeMemoRadiSam system protein A, with translation MAIVGAFMVPHPPLIIPDIGRGGEMEIEETTRAYNKVADMVAELEPETIIITSPHATMYADYFHVSPGNAATGSFDRFGAGNVKFLEAYDMELVSQIESIARKQDFPAGTLGEVDRELDHGTMVPLWFIRRKYKGGNIVRIGLSALPLTEHYRFGQIIQKAVDKLGRRAVVIASGDLSHKLQEYGPYGYAPEGPVYDQKIMDVCSRAAFKELFDFEEGFCERAAECGHRSFVIMAGCLDGVRVSATKLSHQDVTGVGYGICTFITGEKDSKRCFLKAYYKDLEKKLERELEAICNKPDPYVRLAYQTVVSYILKGQKIAVPDYVTTEMLNIRAGAFVSIHKNGRLRGCIGTIMPTTDNVAREIIENGISAATRDPRFAPIGPEELKELEINVDVLGRPQDISSIDELNVKRYGVIVSSGMKRGLLLPDLEGVDTVEEQVAIAMQKGGITEDEDIRLQRFEVIRHT, from the coding sequence ATGGCAATTGTAGGTGCATTTATGGTTCCACATCCGCCGCTGATAATTCCTGATATAGGAAGAGGCGGTGAGATGGAGATAGAAGAGACGACAAGGGCTTATAATAAGGTCGCAGACATGGTGGCGGAGCTTGAACCTGAAACAATCATAATCACAAGCCCGCATGCCACTATGTATGCTGACTATTTTCATGTTTCTCCGGGAAATGCTGCTACAGGCTCCTTTGACAGATTTGGTGCCGGGAACGTCAAATTTCTGGAAGCCTATGATATGGAACTTGTCAGCCAGATTGAGAGTATAGCAAGAAAGCAGGATTTTCCTGCAGGAACTCTTGGAGAAGTGGACAGAGAGCTGGACCATGGGACAATGGTCCCTCTTTGGTTTATCAGACGAAAATATAAGGGCGGAAATATAGTCAGAATAGGACTTTCAGCCCTTCCTCTTACTGAGCATTACAGGTTTGGACAGATCATCCAGAAGGCTGTTGATAAGCTTGGCCGCAGAGCTGTAGTGATCGCAAGCGGAGATCTGTCACACAAGCTTCAGGAATATGGACCTTACGGATATGCACCTGAGGGACCTGTATATGATCAGAAGATAATGGATGTGTGTTCAAGGGCAGCATTTAAAGAACTTTTCGATTTTGAAGAGGGCTTCTGTGAGCGTGCAGCTGAATGTGGACACAGATCTTTTGTTATAATGGCTGGATGTCTGGACGGAGTAAGAGTTTCTGCTACTAAACTTTCTCACCAGGATGTGACCGGAGTCGGCTACGGAATCTGCACCTTTATTACCGGAGAGAAGGATTCTAAGAGATGCTTTTTGAAGGCATATTATAAGGATCTTGAGAAAAAGCTTGAAAGAGAGCTGGAAGCTATTTGCAACAAACCGGACCCATACGTAAGACTTGCATACCAGACAGTTGTCAGTTATATTCTTAAAGGTCAAAAAATAGCTGTTCCTGATTATGTGACAACAGAAATGCTCAATATCAGAGCAGGAGCCTTTGTTTCTATCCACAAAAACGGAAGGCTTCGTGGCTGCATAGGGACTATTATGCCCACAACGGACAATGTGGCACGTGAGATCATAGAAAATGGTATCAGCGCAGCTACGAGGGATCCCAGATTTGCGCCCATAGGACCTGAGGAGTTGAAAGAACTTGAGATAAATGTTGATGTTCTTGGAAGACCTCAGGACATCTCTTCAATAGATGAACTTAATGTGAAGAGATATGGAGTTATTGTATCAAGTGGAATGAAGAGAGGACTTCTTTTACCTGACCTTGAAGGTGTTGATACTGTAGAGGAGCAGGTTGCTATCGCCATGCAAAAAGGCGGTATAACTGAAGATGAAGATATCAGACTTCAGAGATTTGAAGTAATTAGACATACGTAG
- a CDS encoding helix-turn-helix transcriptional regulator encodes MPKGAGQKLKLYYLSQIMIRKTDDDHALTMPQIIDLLSEQGISADRKSIYDDFDALREIGLDIIGEKEGKGYYYRVGGKRFELAELMLLVDAIQSSKFITAKKSSDLIKKVTDLASEYEAKQLKRQVVVQGRIKTMNESIYYLVDDIHRAMVENKSITFQYLQWNLDKVMVPRKDHLYETSPWALTWDDENYYLIGYDREAGKIKHYRVDKMKDITLTEDKRVGKEEFESYDMGSYSKQNFGMFGKKVSTTVDLEFDNGFVGIMIDRFGKEMPIRPAKKEGWSRTHVDVFISDQFYGWIFAMGGKVRITGPENIVSDFKDKLRQQLEE; translated from the coding sequence ATGCCCAAGGGTGCAGGACAGAAACTTAAGCTCTACTATCTTAGTCAGATAATGATCAGGAAAACTGATGATGATCATGCTCTTACTATGCCACAGATCATAGATCTTCTATCGGAACAGGGCATAAGTGCTGACAGGAAGAGTATCTACGATGATTTTGATGCCCTTAGAGAGATAGGTCTTGATATTATTGGAGAAAAAGAGGGGAAAGGCTACTACTACCGTGTGGGCGGCAAGAGATTTGAACTTGCTGAGCTCATGCTCCTGGTAGATGCTATTCAGTCATCTAAGTTTATTACTGCCAAAAAATCCAGCGACCTGATAAAAAAAGTGACAGACCTTGCAAGTGAATATGAGGCCAAACAGCTTAAGCGTCAGGTTGTGGTTCAGGGCAGGATCAAGACCATGAATGAGAGTATCTATTATCTGGTTGATGATATTCACAGAGCCATGGTTGAGAATAAGAGTATTACCTTTCAGTATCTGCAGTGGAATCTTGATAAGGTAATGGTTCCCAGAAAGGATCATCTCTATGAGACGAGCCCCTGGGCCCTTACCTGGGATGATGAGAACTATTACCTTATTGGATATGACCGGGAGGCCGGCAAGATCAAGCACTACCGCGTGGACAAGATGAAGGACATCACGCTGACTGAGGATAAGCGCGTTGGCAAGGAAGAATTTGAATCCTATGACATGGGATCATATTCCAAGCAGAACTTTGGAATGTTTGGCAAAAAAGTTTCCACGACTGTTGATCTTGAATTTGACAATGGATTTGTTGGGATCATGATAGATCGTTTTGGCAAAGAAATGCCAATAAGACCGGCCAAAAAAGAAGGCTGGTCAAGAACGCATGTTGATGTATTTATCAGTGATCAGTTCTATGGTTGGATTTTTGCCATGGGGGGCAAGGTCAGGATCACAGGACCTGAGAACATAGTGTCAGATTTCAAGGATAAGTTGAGACAGCAATTGGAAGAGTAA
- a CDS encoding glycoside hydrolase family 31 protein has protein sequence MVFECRENALCFKRQGETVLIESWGKDSLRIRATMNRNFTGRNWALTETPAATSAEVKTYIVPEKTGEGTIAENEWASITNGRIRAEVNYAGVISLFRDDKLFLREYYRAYGGTISQESRCLKVVNREWKGLYGGDNYTLKVRFEGNDGEKIFGMGQYQQQQMDLKGCTLELAQRNSQASVPFAVSNLGYGLLWNNPGVGQVTFGSNMTLWDMRSTKEMDYYVTVADTPKEIVANYTSATGHAGEFPEELMGLWQCKLRYRTQEEVLSIARKYKELGIHIDQIIIDFFHWTYQGDWKFDKKYWPDPKAMVDELHSMGIRVIVSVWPSVDRKSENFYPMLEKGLLIRTERGALQTYDYQGDCVEIDAFNPETRDYVWEICKKNYYDFGIDGFWLDNSEPDYGVYDFENFRYSEGTALEVSNMYPQMYSRAYYDKMKDLRDGKVVNLLRCAWAGSQKYGNVVWSGDIPSTFESLQDQIQCGINMGLAGIPWWNTDIGGFMTDDVNDPDFRQLLIRWYQFAVFTAVMRLHGDRGPYNIPALDDRDWGGGYLHTGQDNEMWSYGEENFEIMKKYYDLRQELRPYIKKLFDEASQNGSPLMRAMFYEFPEDEKCWTIKDQYMFGDKYLVAPILHLNEFEREVYLPNGEWKLTSDGTVFAGGQSVTVKAPIDYMPVFERI, from the coding sequence ATGGTATTTGAATGCAGAGAAAATGCACTTTGCTTTAAGAGACAGGGCGAGACAGTTCTTATTGAGTCCTGGGGGAAGGATTCACTTAGGATCCGTGCGACAATGAACAGAAACTTCACAGGCAGAAACTGGGCTCTTACTGAGACTCCGGCTGCTACAAGTGCGGAAGTTAAGACATATATAGTTCCTGAGAAGACCGGCGAAGGAACTATCGCAGAAAATGAATGGGCCAGCATTACTAACGGGCGTATCAGAGCAGAAGTTAACTATGCGGGAGTTATATCTCTTTTCCGTGATGACAAGCTCTTTTTACGTGAATATTACAGAGCCTATGGCGGCACTATCTCACAGGAGAGCAGATGTCTTAAGGTAGTTAACAGAGAGTGGAAGGGCCTCTACGGCGGCGACAACTACACACTCAAGGTTAGATTTGAAGGCAACGATGGCGAGAAGATCTTTGGTATGGGTCAGTATCAGCAGCAGCAGATGGACCTCAAGGGCTGTACCCTTGAACTTGCACAGAGAAATTCTCAGGCATCAGTACCATTTGCAGTATCTAATCTTGGCTATGGCCTTCTGTGGAATAACCCGGGTGTAGGTCAGGTTACCTTTGGCAGCAACATGACTCTCTGGGATATGAGATCAACCAAGGAAATGGACTACTATGTAACAGTTGCCGACACTCCTAAGGAGATCGTGGCTAATTATACTAGTGCAACAGGACACGCTGGTGAGTTCCCTGAAGAACTCATGGGTCTGTGGCAGTGCAAGCTCAGATATCGTACTCAGGAAGAGGTTCTTTCAATTGCAAGAAAGTACAAGGAACTCGGCATTCATATCGACCAGATAATCATAGATTTCTTCCACTGGACATATCAGGGCGATTGGAAATTCGATAAAAAGTACTGGCCTGATCCTAAGGCTATGGTTGATGAGCTTCACAGCATGGGCATCAGAGTAATCGTATCTGTATGGCCATCTGTAGACAGAAAGAGCGAAAATTTCTATCCAATGCTTGAGAAGGGACTTCTCATCAGAACAGAGCGCGGTGCCCTTCAGACCTATGACTATCAGGGCGATTGCGTGGAAATAGATGCCTTTAATCCTGAGACAAGAGATTATGTCTGGGAGATTTGTAAAAAGAACTACTATGACTTTGGAATTGATGGCTTCTGGCTTGATAATTCAGAGCCTGACTATGGTGTATATGATTTTGAGAACTTCCGTTACAGCGAAGGAACAGCTCTTGAAGTATCCAACATGTACCCACAGATGTATTCAAGGGCTTATTATGACAAGATGAAGGACCTTCGCGATGGCAAGGTTGTAAACCTTCTTCGCTGTGCATGGGCAGGCAGCCAGAAATATGGAAATGTTGTATGGTCAGGTGATATCCCAAGTACCTTTGAATCACTCCAGGATCAGATCCAGTGTGGTATCAACATGGGACTTGCAGGTATTCCATGGTGGAATACAGATATCGGCGGATTCATGACAGATGATGTTAATGACCCTGATTTCAGACAGCTCCTTATCAGATGGTACCAGTTTGCTGTGTTTACAGCAGTTATGAGACTTCACGGAGACCGTGGCCCTTACAATATTCCGGCTCTTGATGACAGAGACTGGGGTGGCGGATACCTTCATACAGGGCAGGATAACGAGATGTGGAGCTATGGCGAAGAGAACTTTGAGATCATGAAGAAGTATTATGATCTCAGACAGGAGCTCAGACCATATATCAAGAAGCTCTTTGACGAGGCTTCTCAGAATGGATCACCACTTATGAGAGCTATGTTCTATGAGTTCCCTGAGGATGAGAAGTGCTGGACAATCAAGGATCAGTACATGTTTGGCGACAAGTATCTTGTTGCTCCTATTCTCCATCTCAATGAGTTTGAGAGAGAAGTATACCTTCCAAATGGAGAGTGGAAGCTTACAAGTGATGGAACTGTCTTTGCAGGCGGCCAGAGCGTAACTGTCAAGGCTCCTATTGATTACATGCCTGTATTTGAGCGTATATAA
- a CDS encoding methyl-accepting chemotaxis protein codes for MFENMFGKKNTDEPVVVQKNPINDFEERSRSLVYIADSIKDCQKKLVNNEVASLTEIHDMGEAVNDVIDSNTQLRNDMENFNEMFDAVNQSASKFEDVKLNILNSVHNAQDKVDELKNSSNEVRASFDEMAQGFETFKESVDQISDYMKKIISIASQTNLLALNASIEAARAGAAGKGFAVVATEVRELADEIKTMIDQVNASIANAGAESEKLSASMENSIAAMDKSLQEVEETHATFDEIIESTNGANAVQQEIADTADVASDELKKIGGRFDDINRKFDDLVVQLDKVNAMGTTKSSVFESIDNLVSQIEPIVKEK; via the coding sequence ATGTTTGAGAATATGTTTGGTAAAAAGAATACGGACGAGCCTGTAGTAGTTCAGAAGAATCCCATAAACGACTTCGAGGAGCGTTCCAGATCACTTGTTTACATCGCAGACTCTATCAAGGACTGCCAGAAAAAACTGGTAAACAATGAGGTTGCATCCCTCACTGAAATCCATGACATGGGCGAAGCTGTAAATGATGTTATTGATAGCAATACACAGCTTAGAAATGACATGGAAAACTTCAATGAGATGTTTGATGCAGTTAATCAGAGCGCATCCAAGTTTGAGGATGTTAAGCTCAATATCCTTAACAGTGTTCATAACGCTCAGGATAAGGTAGATGAACTTAAGAACAGCTCAAATGAAGTAAGAGCAAGCTTTGATGAGATGGCTCAGGGCTTTGAAACCTTCAAGGAATCTGTTGATCAGATTTCTGATTACATGAAAAAGATCATCAGCATTGCATCACAGACAAACCTTCTTGCTCTCAATGCTTCCATTGAGGCAGCAAGAGCAGGAGCAGCAGGAAAGGGCTTTGCCGTAGTTGCTACTGAGGTAAGAGAGCTTGCTGATGAGATCAAGACTATGATAGACCAGGTTAATGCCTCAATTGCAAATGCCGGTGCAGAAAGCGAGAAACTCTCAGCCAGCATGGAAAACTCAATAGCAGCAATGGACAAGAGTCTTCAGGAAGTTGAAGAGACGCATGCAACCTTTGATGAGATCATCGAGAGCACAAACGGTGCCAATGCAGTTCAGCAGGAAATTGCAGACACTGCAGATGTAGCATCAGATGAGCTTAAGAAAATCGGCGGCAGATTTGATGACATCAACAGAAAGTTCGATGATCTGGTTGTTCAGCTCGACAAAGTCAATGCCATGGGCACAACCAAGAGTAGTGTCTTCGAGAGCATAGACAATCTTGTCTCCCAGATTGAGCCTATCGTAAAAGAAAAATAA
- a CDS encoding FIST signal transduction protein, translating into MNIFYGKSASGKVADAVKGLGTAKLIIMTSSADRFEENVKELEKLYPGVPSISCIAMGYDTAILENGVSVMAFKDGAHVATGVLEKVSVSPARYITRIEKAIESVKPGKENTAIIDFCTGNDAAVLTTLSGLVKKYNLQVMGATGDAGKVAVNGTVYEDAMVFAIIKNEGGRVKTYKENIYVPKDNKQLIASKTDKSKYYLGELNGRPAKQVYMELTGASESKIVDQTFQNPFGKMMGDDVCIVSLKDVSGNGLILYRQINDSDILTLLEMRDPMEIAQSTVNKIKNDFSHISAIYSVNCIFRYLVLKERSELGSYLSKIGTLGTSCGLVGFGEHFNTQFVNQTMTCVVFE; encoded by the coding sequence ATGAATATCTTTTATGGTAAAAGCGCTTCAGGAAAGGTAGCAGATGCTGTTAAGGGTCTTGGAACAGCTAAGCTTATTATTATGACCAGTTCTGCAGACAGATTTGAGGAAAATGTTAAGGAACTTGAAAAGTTATATCCCGGCGTACCTAGTATCAGCTGCATTGCCATGGGTTATGACACAGCCATCCTTGAAAATGGTGTTTCTGTTATGGCCTTTAAGGATGGAGCACACGTTGCCACAGGAGTATTGGAGAAGGTTTCTGTATCTCCGGCCAGGTACATTACGAGAATAGAAAAAGCAATAGAGTCCGTTAAACCGGGCAAAGAGAATACAGCTATCATCGACTTCTGTACAGGTAACGACGCTGCAGTTCTCACAACCTTAAGCGGCCTTGTTAAAAAGTACAACCTTCAGGTTATGGGCGCAACCGGTGATGCTGGTAAGGTTGCAGTAAATGGAACAGTTTACGAAGATGCCATGGTATTTGCCATCATCAAAAATGAGGGTGGCAGAGTTAAAACTTACAAAGAGAATATCTATGTTCCTAAGGACAATAAACAGCTTATTGCCTCCAAGACAGATAAGTCCAAATATTATCTGGGAGAGCTTAACGGACGCCCTGCCAAGCAGGTTTATATGGAACTTACAGGGGCTTCAGAGAGTAAGATCGTAGATCAGACTTTCCAGAATCCGTTTGGCAAGATGATGGGTGATGATGTCTGTATTGTTTCACTTAAGGACGTTTCAGGAAATGGTCTTATCCTGTATAGACAGATCAACGACTCGGATATCCTGACACTTCTTGAAATGAGAGATCCTATGGAAATAGCCCAGTCTACAGTAAACAAGATTAAAAATGATTTTTCACATATTTCAGCTATTTACTCAGTTAACTGCATATTCAGATATTTGGTATTAAAAGAAAGAAGTGAGCTTGGCTCATATCTTAGTAAGATAGGAACCCTTGGAACCAGCTGCGGACTTGTTGGTTTTGGAGAACATTTCAATACGCAGTTTGTTAACCAGACAATGACATGTGTAGTATTTGAATGA
- a CDS encoding oxidoreductase: MNKEYEPLFTPWKIGNCQIKNRIVLTSMGGTNLLGWMEKNHFDKAGADFILEVARNNAGLVLPGCQPVYNPMFGQWLYTNKKMYQDLAVWMKEFHKTGAKLFVQLTAGFGRSFTISPMMEKLYTNKLLRVLSKPVMDLDKITASASESPNRWSDVVPSRALTVEEIHEYVTAFGKTAKLLKEAGVDGVEVHAVHEGYLLDQFTLDYVNKRTDEYGGSFENKYRFACEIVQEIKKNCGKDFPVSLRYSVISKTRGFRQGALPGEDYDEVGRDFEESKRAAKYLQDAGYDMLNCDNGTYDAWYWAHPPIYMPENCNLEDVAALRKYVDIPVVCAGRMDPKVAAEAVADGRIDGAGFARQFLADTEWLTKLMEDRQEDIRPCILCHNGCFNMCHYKGVPNDQDLSDSLHLARCAVNAETMQKDKHHIKKTGHPKKVIIIGGGIGGMEAARVLKLRGHEPVIYEKTDELGGTFIAASAESYKGKLRDLLKWYIRQMDVLGIEIHFNTEITSVKEFGKHDIIIATGAVPRILKSVPGHELMIEACEYLRGREVGDKVAVIGGGLTGCEIAYELALQGKSPVIVEMKDDIISQKGVCLANSSYLREWFDLYRVPVYLETTLKEVWEDCIVCADKNGKEFTIDCDSVISSAGYIPNPVVKENERESNMDYIGDCKQVGNLRSVIWRAYEVAMRI; encoded by the coding sequence ATGAACAAAGAATATGAGCCACTTTTTACTCCGTGGAAAATAGGTAATTGTCAGATCAAGAACAGAATCGTTCTTACTTCTATGGGAGGAACCAATCTTCTTGGATGGATGGAAAAGAACCATTTTGATAAGGCCGGGGCTGATTTCATTCTTGAAGTAGCCAGAAATAACGCAGGTCTTGTTCTCCCTGGATGCCAGCCGGTTTATAATCCAATGTTTGGACAGTGGCTGTATACAAATAAGAAAATGTATCAGGATCTTGCAGTTTGGATGAAAGAGTTCCACAAGACAGGAGCTAAGCTCTTTGTGCAGCTGACTGCCGGTTTTGGACGCTCTTTTACCATAAGTCCCATGATGGAAAAACTATATACCAATAAACTGCTAAGAGTCCTGAGTAAGCCTGTAATGGACCTTGATAAGATCACAGCTTCAGCCAGCGAGTCACCAAACCGCTGGTCAGATGTAGTGCCTTCAAGAGCTCTTACAGTTGAAGAGATTCACGAATATGTAACGGCTTTTGGCAAAACTGCCAAGCTTCTCAAGGAAGCAGGAGTTGACGGAGTAGAGGTTCACGCTGTTCATGAAGGGTATCTCCTCGATCAGTTCACACTTGATTATGTCAATAAGAGGACTGATGAGTACGGCGGAAGCTTTGAGAACAAGTACCGCTTTGCCTGCGAGATCGTGCAGGAGATCAAGAAAAACTGCGGCAAGGATTTTCCTGTATCTCTTCGCTACAGCGTTATTTCCAAGACCAGAGGCTTCAGACAGGGAGCCCTTCCCGGGGAAGACTACGACGAGGTAGGACGTGACTTTGAAGAGAGCAAAAGAGCTGCCAAATACCTGCAGGATGCAGGCTATGACATGCTCAACTGCGATAACGGAACCTATGATGCCTGGTATTGGGCACATCCTCCAATTTACATGCCTGAGAACTGCAATCTTGAGGATGTTGCGGCCCTCAGGAAATATGTTGATATTCCTGTAGTATGTGCCGGAAGAATGGATCCTAAAGTGGCAGCAGAGGCTGTGGCTGATGGAAGAATAGACGGAGCCGGCTTTGCAAGACAGTTCCTTGCTGATACTGAGTGGCTCACCAAGCTCATGGAAGATAGGCAAGAGGACATTAGACCTTGTATCCTGTGCCATAATGGTTGCTTTAACATGTGCCATTACAAAGGAGTTCCTAATGATCAGGACCTGTCTGACAGTCTTCACCTGGCCAGATGTGCAGTTAACGCCGAAACGATGCAGAAGGACAAACATCATATCAAAAAGACAGGGCACCCCAAGAAGGTCATCATTATAGGCGGCGGTATCGGTGGTATGGAGGCTGCCAGAGTACTAAAGCTGCGTGGACATGAACCTGTTATCTATGAAAAAACTGATGAACTTGGCGGAACCTTTATTGCTGCAAGCGCTGAATCCTATAAGGGAAAGCTCAGGGACCTTCTCAAATGGTACATCAGACAGATGGATGTCCTGGGAATAGAAATTCACTTTAATACAGAGATAACAAGCGTCAAAGAGTTTGGCAAGCATGACATAATAATCGCGACAGGTGCAGTTCCAAGGATATTAAAGTCTGTACCCGGACATGAGCTTATGATAGAAGCCTGCGAATACCTGCGCGGCAGGGAAGTTGGCGATAAGGTTGCGGTTATTGGCGGCGGCCTTACAGGGTGCGAAATAGCTTATGAGCTTGCACTTCAGGGCAAGTCACCTGTGATAGTTGAAATGAAGGATGACATCATCTCTCAGAAGGGTGTATGTCTTGCAAACAGCTCATACCTTAGGGAATGGTTTGATCTGTACAGAGTTCCTGTATATCTTGAAACTACTCTCAAGGAGGTTTGGGAAGACTGCATAGTATGTGCAGACAAAAACGGCAAGGAATTTACAATAGACTGTGACAGTGTCATTTCCAGTGCCGGATATATTCCCAATCCTGTTGTTAAGGAAAATGAGAGAGAAAGTAACATGGATTACATTGGGGACTGCAAGCAGGTTGGAAATCTTCGAAGTGTAATATGGCGGGCCTATGAAGTTGCTATGCGTATTTAA
- a CDS encoding patatin-like phospholipase family protein, giving the protein MKKGLVLEGGAMRGMFTCGVLDVLMEKNISFDGAVGVSAGATFGCNIKSRQIGRAYRYNKKYCSDPRYHSIRSLIATGDIYNVPFCYDELPFKLDKWDVETFYENPMEFYCVATDIRTGKPVYHKCTENENEDLKWIQASASMPIVSRPVEIDGGIYLDGGISDSIPLKFMQDQGYDDILVVETQPIDYVKGKQKYMPLVRWSLRKYPNMIKCMEERYIMYNEEKKYIRQQELEGKIRVIRPEEPLNISAVEKDPAQIERVYKLGREAGEKYCYEQRI; this is encoded by the coding sequence ATGAAAAAAGGGCTGGTTCTTGAGGGCGGCGCTATGCGGGGAATGTTCACCTGCGGCGTTTTGGATGTTCTCATGGAAAAAAATATCTCTTTTGACGGGGCAGTCGGAGTATCGGCCGGAGCTACCTTTGGCTGTAATATTAAGTCGAGGCAGATTGGAAGAGCCTACAGATATAACAAAAAGTATTGCAGTGATCCGCGTTATCACAGTATCAGATCGCTGATCGCAACGGGAGATATCTACAATGTTCCCTTTTGCTATGACGAGCTGCCATTTAAGCTTGATAAGTGGGATGTGGAGACTTTCTACGAAAATCCGATGGAGTTTTACTGTGTGGCGACGGATATTCGCACAGGTAAACCTGTTTATCACAAATGTACTGAGAATGAGAACGAAGACCTAAAATGGATTCAGGCATCTGCGTCAATGCCAATAGTATCAAGGCCTGTAGAGATAGATGGCGGCATTTATCTGGACGGCGGAATATCTGATTCAATTCCTCTTAAGTTCATGCAGGATCAGGGCTATGATGACATTCTTGTGGTTGAGACGCAGCCTATAGACTATGTCAAGGGCAAACAGAAATACATGCCTCTTGTAAGATGGTCGCTCAGGAAATATCCCAATATGATAAAGTGCATGGAAGAACGCTATATCATGTACAATGAGGAAAAGAAATACATAAGGCAGCAGGAACTAGAAGGTAAGATCAGGGTAATAAGACCTGAAGAGCCTCTAAATATCAGCGCAGTAGAAAAAGATCCTGCGCAGATAGAGAGAGTCTATAAACTTGGAAGAGAAGCGGGAGAAAAATATTGTTATGAACAAAGAATATGA